A section of the Microbulbifer pacificus genome encodes:
- a CDS encoding MliC family protein, producing MPYSFSGRKGGIAIFLGLVAVATLAACERNAPISLEAAPSGGEFSLAVQAAEDNFAKAPVPRDAKPSYDCSAQLDSSIEELICSDKTLAALDRQMAEVFAAASNTQTAQQDKYFKASQRGWIKGRNDCWKAEDKHQCVAASYQQRISELQIQYRLVPTTGSATYLCDGLVVTVTYFATEPPALLARYKGGESIMRVTRSGSGSHYVGRNESIWEHQGEATIVWGYGAPEMYCKVER from the coding sequence ATGCCGTATTCATTTTCAGGACGAAAAGGCGGGATTGCGATTTTCCTGGGGCTGGTCGCGGTAGCGACATTGGCCGCCTGTGAGCGGAACGCGCCAATAAGTTTGGAGGCGGCACCCAGTGGGGGGGAATTCTCACTGGCGGTACAGGCCGCGGAAGACAACTTTGCCAAAGCCCCGGTGCCAAGGGATGCCAAACCCTCCTACGATTGCAGCGCACAGCTGGACAGCTCCATCGAAGAGCTGATCTGCAGTGATAAAACTCTCGCCGCACTCGACCGTCAAATGGCAGAGGTTTTCGCGGCAGCCAGCAATACGCAGACAGCGCAGCAGGATAAATATTTCAAAGCCAGCCAGCGGGGTTGGATCAAAGGGCGCAACGATTGCTGGAAGGCGGAGGACAAGCATCAGTGCGTGGCCGCCAGTTACCAGCAGCGTATATCTGAGCTGCAAATTCAATACAGGCTGGTCCCCACCACGGGGTCTGCCACCTATCTTTGTGACGGCCTCGTGGTAACCGTCACCTACTTCGCGACAGAGCCGCCCGCGCTGCTCGCCCGCTACAAAGGGGGTGAGTCGATTATGCGCGTTACGCGCAGTGGCAGTGGCAGCCACTATGTCGGGCGTAACGAAAGCATCTGGGAGCACCAGGGGGAAGCCACCATCGTGTGGGGCTACGGCGCACCGGAGATGTATTGCAAGGTGGAACGCTGA
- a CDS encoding DUF962 domain-containing protein, whose translation MVETAMNKQQQPRAGKAPEFRSFRDFYPYYLKEHSNLTCRRLHFVGTSLVIALLATALITGQWWYFAALPFAGYGFAWIGHFFFEHNRPATFKHPLYSLWGDFVMYKDMWLGNIER comes from the coding sequence ATGGTCGAGACCGCAATGAACAAGCAGCAACAGCCGCGCGCTGGAAAAGCACCTGAATTTCGCAGTTTTCGCGACTTCTACCCCTACTACCTGAAAGAACACAGCAACCTGACCTGTCGCCGGTTGCACTTCGTCGGCACCAGTCTGGTGATCGCCCTGCTGGCGACGGCGCTGATCACCGGCCAGTGGTGGTATTTCGCGGCGCTGCCCTTTGCCGGATATGGCTTTGCCTGGATCGGGCATTTCTTTTTCGAACACAACCGCCCCGCTACCTTCAAGCATCCGCTCTACTCCCTGTGGGGTGATTTCGTGATGTACAAGGATATGTGGCTGGGCAATATCGAGCGCTAA
- the phhA gene encoding phenylalanine 4-monooxygenase, whose protein sequence is MSATKKPSKYVAREPDASGFIEYTELEHQTWQQLIERQLQVIPGRACDEYLHGLELLDLPRDRIPQLEEVSAVLRRETGWECARVPALIGFETFFRLLSERKFPVATFIRTPEEFDYLQEPDIFHEIFGHCAMLTNPAFANFTQNYGELGLNASPKERAYLARLYWFTVEFGLLNTKDGLRIYGGGILSSPKETLYALSDEPVRAEFDVVDALRTPYRIDIVQPIYYVLRDLENLQQLTEIDLMARVREAMAAGLYEPMFPPKEAA, encoded by the coding sequence ATGAGCGCTACGAAAAAACCCAGCAAATATGTCGCGCGCGAGCCCGACGCCAGCGGCTTCATCGAATACACCGAACTCGAACACCAGACCTGGCAGCAGCTGATCGAGCGCCAGCTACAGGTCATACCCGGTCGCGCCTGCGACGAATACCTGCACGGCCTTGAACTACTCGACCTGCCCCGCGACCGCATCCCGCAACTGGAAGAGGTAAGCGCCGTGTTGCGCCGCGAAACCGGCTGGGAGTGCGCGCGTGTACCTGCGCTGATCGGTTTCGAAACCTTTTTCCGACTGTTGTCTGAGCGCAAATTCCCGGTGGCAACGTTTATCCGCACCCCGGAAGAATTCGACTACCTGCAGGAACCGGACATCTTTCACGAGATCTTTGGCCACTGCGCCATGCTCACCAACCCGGCCTTTGCCAATTTCACGCAGAATTACGGCGAGCTGGGGCTGAACGCCTCCCCCAAAGAGCGCGCCTATCTTGCACGCCTCTACTGGTTCACCGTGGAGTTCGGCCTATTGAACACCAAAGATGGGCTGCGCATTTACGGCGGCGGCATTCTGTCCTCACCGAAAGAAACGCTATATGCACTCAGTGATGAGCCGGTACGCGCAGAGTTTGACGTGGTGGACGCGCTGCGAACTCCCTACCGCATCGACATAGTGCAACCCATCTATTACGTCCTCCGCGACCTCGAGAACCTGCAGCAGCTCACCGAGATCGACCTGATGGCACGCGTGCGCGAAGCCATGGCCGCAGGCCTGTACGAACCGATGTTCCCACCGAAGGAAGCCGCCTGA
- a CDS encoding carbon starvation CstA family protein, producing the protein MSAILLMLLGLGGMAAGYLFYSRFIADRIYRFDPDFITPAHEYEDGVDFVPTNKFVLWGHHFTSVAGAAPIVGPAIAVIWGWLPAFLWVVLGTIFFAGVHDSGAIWASVRNRALSVGSLTGQVVGKRARTIFMIVIFLVLLMVNAVFGVVIAGLLIKNPASVVPIWGAIAVALVIGQAIYRFKLNLALVSLLGVVALYTLIYIGPDIPVVLPERVFGLSDGAAWILILFAYAAIASLLPVWVLLQPRDYINGLQLFVGLILLYGAVLIASPEVVAPMINHNVPAGAPPLIPLLFVTIACGAISGFHGLVASGTTSKQLDKEPDARFVGYFGSVGEGALALAAIIAVSAGFATLGEWQGVYSAFGQGGVQAFVDGGATILHNGVGIDTEVSATILTVMAALFAGTTMDTGLRLQRYIFQEFGEIYRIHWLGRPLPATLMAVGCCILLAFGAGGAEGSGGLLIWPLFGTTNQLLAGLTLLVVTVMLVRLKRPMWITLIPLVFLLVMTLAALVIQLNEFYQKRDWFLLGLDVVVLVAAILVTLECASAFKRPARDSVSGES; encoded by the coding sequence ATGAGCGCAATTTTGCTGATGTTGCTTGGGCTTGGCGGCATGGCCGCGGGCTACCTCTTTTATTCTCGCTTTATTGCCGATCGCATTTATCGTTTTGATCCGGACTTCATCACCCCTGCCCACGAATATGAAGATGGTGTGGATTTTGTGCCCACCAATAAATTTGTGCTGTGGGGACATCACTTTACTTCCGTAGCCGGTGCCGCGCCCATTGTGGGGCCTGCGATCGCAGTAATCTGGGGCTGGCTGCCCGCATTTCTGTGGGTGGTGCTCGGCACCATCTTTTTTGCCGGGGTACACGACAGTGGTGCCATCTGGGCCAGTGTGCGCAATCGCGCACTTTCCGTAGGCTCGCTCACCGGTCAGGTGGTGGGCAAGCGGGCCCGTACCATTTTCATGATCGTGATTTTCCTGGTGTTGCTGATGGTCAACGCCGTATTTGGCGTAGTGATCGCCGGCCTTCTGATCAAGAATCCCGCCTCGGTAGTGCCGATCTGGGGTGCGATTGCGGTGGCGCTGGTGATTGGTCAGGCGATTTACCGGTTCAAGTTAAATCTCGCACTGGTTTCCCTGCTGGGCGTCGTTGCGCTGTACACCCTGATCTATATCGGTCCGGATATACCTGTTGTACTGCCGGAGCGGGTTTTCGGTTTGTCCGATGGTGCGGCGTGGATTCTGATTCTGTTCGCCTATGCGGCCATCGCCTCGCTGCTGCCGGTGTGGGTGCTGTTACAGCCGCGGGACTATATCAACGGGTTGCAACTGTTTGTGGGGTTGATCCTGCTGTACGGTGCTGTGCTGATCGCGAGCCCTGAGGTCGTGGCGCCGATGATCAACCACAATGTGCCGGCGGGGGCACCGCCGTTGATTCCCCTGTTGTTTGTGACCATCGCCTGCGGGGCGATTTCCGGCTTCCATGGCCTGGTGGCTTCGGGCACCACATCAAAGCAGTTGGACAAGGAGCCCGATGCTCGCTTCGTGGGCTATTTCGGCTCGGTGGGTGAGGGTGCACTGGCGCTGGCGGCGATCATTGCTGTCTCCGCGGGATTCGCGACACTCGGCGAATGGCAGGGGGTGTATAGCGCGTTCGGCCAGGGTGGGGTGCAGGCGTTTGTAGACGGCGGGGCCACCATTCTGCATAACGGGGTGGGCATCGATACGGAAGTGTCCGCCACCATCCTGACGGTGATGGCCGCGCTGTTTGCCGGCACCACCATGGATACCGGATTGCGCCTGCAGCGCTATATTTTTCAGGAGTTCGGTGAGATCTACCGCATTCACTGGCTCGGCAGGCCGCTGCCGGCGACGCTTATGGCGGTGGGCTGCTGCATTCTGCTGGCGTTTGGCGCTGGCGGTGCTGAGGGTTCCGGTGGACTGCTGATCTGGCCGCTGTTCGGTACCACCAACCAGTTGCTCGCCGGGCTCACGTTGTTGGTGGTCACGGTGATGCTGGTGCGGCTCAAGCGCCCCATGTGGATCACCTTGATCCCGCTGGTGTTCCTGCTGGTGATGACGTTGGCGGCGCTGGTGATCCAGTTGAACGAGTTCTATCAGAAAAGAGACTGGTTTCTGTTGGGGCTTGATGTGGTGGTGTTAGTGGCGGCGATTCTGGTGACCCTGGAGTGCGCGTCTGCGTTTAAAAGACCTGCACGGGACTCCGTCAGCGGCGAGTCCTGA
- a CDS encoding CaiB/BaiF CoA transferase family protein: MAGPLAHLKVLDLSRILAGPWAGQVLADFGAEVIKVERPHKGDDTRHWGPPYLKNVAGEDTNEAAYYLCANRGKKSITVDITSAEGQQLILALAKQCDVLLENYKVGGLEKYGLDYDAVRAVNPKIIYCSITGFGQTGPYANRAGYDAMIQGMGGLMSLTGVPEGQPGAGPQKVGVAVADLMTGMYAVSGILAAVIHRDRTGEGQQIDLALLDTQVAWLANQAQNYLTTGKSPERQGTAHPNIVPYQAVPASDGYFMLAVGNDAQFQKFCAIAELDEIAQNPAYASNTARVQARAELVPVIEQATRQRPAAWWLEKLSDAHVPCGPINNLAQVFADPQVLARGMVVEQHHPVAGKVKTVRNPLGFSASPLQYEQAPPVLGQHTEELLHSLLSMKDEEIGHLREQGVI; this comes from the coding sequence ATGGCCGGTCCGCTGGCGCATCTCAAGGTTCTCGATCTCAGTCGTATTCTGGCGGGCCCCTGGGCCGGCCAGGTACTGGCGGATTTCGGGGCAGAAGTCATCAAGGTCGAGCGTCCGCATAAGGGCGACGACACCCGACATTGGGGACCTCCCTATCTGAAGAATGTGGCCGGTGAGGATACCAATGAGGCGGCCTACTACCTGTGCGCCAACCGCGGCAAGAAATCCATCACCGTCGACATCACCAGTGCCGAGGGGCAGCAGCTGATTCTCGCACTGGCGAAGCAGTGCGATGTATTGCTGGAAAACTACAAGGTGGGCGGCCTTGAAAAGTACGGGCTCGATTACGACGCCGTCCGCGCGGTAAACCCCAAGATCATCTACTGCTCGATTACCGGCTTCGGCCAGACTGGCCCCTATGCCAATCGCGCCGGCTACGACGCCATGATCCAGGGCATGGGGGGGCTGATGAGCCTGACCGGTGTGCCCGAGGGACAGCCCGGCGCTGGCCCGCAAAAAGTGGGGGTTGCGGTGGCGGACCTGATGACCGGTATGTATGCGGTTTCAGGAATTCTCGCCGCGGTAATTCACCGCGACAGAACCGGGGAGGGTCAGCAGATTGACCTGGCACTGCTGGATACCCAGGTGGCCTGGCTTGCCAACCAGGCCCAGAATTATCTCACTACCGGTAAAAGCCCCGAACGGCAGGGTACGGCACACCCTAATATCGTTCCCTATCAGGCGGTGCCGGCGAGTGATGGCTATTTCATGTTGGCGGTGGGCAATGATGCCCAGTTCCAGAAGTTCTGTGCCATTGCCGAGCTGGATGAGATCGCGCAAAACCCCGCGTATGCCAGTAATACCGCACGGGTGCAGGCGCGCGCTGAACTGGTACCCGTGATCGAGCAGGCGACCCGTCAACGGCCCGCGGCTTGGTGGCTGGAAAAGCTGAGCGACGCCCATGTGCCCTGTGGGCCTATTAATAATCTGGCGCAGGTGTTTGCAGATCCCCAGGTACTGGCGCGGGGCATGGTGGTCGAGCAGCACCATCCGGTAGCCGGCAAGGTCAAAACTGTGCGCAATCCGCTCGGATTTTCCGCTTCACCCCTGCAATACGAGCAGGCGCCACCGGTACTCGGGCAGCATACGGAAGAACTTTTACATTCTCTGTTGTCCATGAAGGATGAGGAAATTGGACACCTGCGTGAGCAGGGCGTGATCTAG
- a CDS encoding ArsA family ATPase — translation MPDNPAATSLNLDQLLQRRLLMVGGKGGVGKSTVAASLAVAAANRGRKTLLISTDPAHNLSDLFECILGTKGPQQIPWAGSGLFAQELNPHAALDAYLESVRSQMLPHVAINLRPQLEKQLQLTRHSPGAEEAALLDEITRVIQRRHEYDLIIFDTAPTGHTLRLLSLPAVMCTWVDGLVSQKKRAERFRDVIGSLRIPRTSSPEREKPRNNLPPVLAPLLERQQRFRESAQVLCDPGATGFLFVMTAESLPLEETLRAAAALSEANIPIAGLVLNRLLPEEAEEVEFLRGAWALQQQVLAKVTAEFAHLPQLQLLMTGRTLQGRAGLDWLAKEVVAQSAAVADQPL, via the coding sequence ATGCCCGATAATCCTGCGGCAACATCGCTCAATCTCGATCAGCTGTTACAGCGCCGGCTGTTGATGGTGGGCGGCAAGGGCGGCGTAGGCAAAAGCACGGTGGCAGCGAGCCTCGCGGTGGCTGCGGCAAACCGCGGTCGCAAAACCCTGCTGATATCCACCGACCCCGCACACAATCTCAGTGACTTGTTCGAATGTATTCTCGGAACCAAGGGCCCCCAGCAGATCCCCTGGGCGGGTAGTGGTTTGTTTGCTCAGGAGTTGAACCCACACGCGGCGCTGGATGCGTATCTGGAATCGGTGCGCAGCCAGATGTTGCCCCATGTAGCCATCAACTTGCGCCCCCAGCTAGAAAAGCAACTGCAACTCACGCGCCACTCCCCGGGTGCGGAAGAAGCTGCACTGCTGGATGAAATTACCCGCGTGATCCAGCGTCGGCACGAGTACGACCTGATTATTTTCGATACCGCCCCCACCGGGCACACTTTGCGCTTGTTGTCGCTACCTGCGGTGATGTGCACCTGGGTGGATGGGCTGGTGTCGCAGAAAAAACGCGCTGAGCGCTTTCGTGATGTGATTGGCTCTCTCCGCATCCCGCGCACGTCTTCGCCAGAACGGGAGAAACCCCGCAACAATTTACCGCCAGTTCTCGCACCATTGCTTGAGCGCCAGCAGCGCTTTCGCGAATCCGCGCAGGTATTGTGCGACCCGGGTGCCACCGGCTTTCTGTTTGTAATGACGGCAGAATCCCTTCCCCTGGAAGAAACCCTGCGTGCGGCAGCAGCACTCAGTGAGGCGAACATCCCGATTGCCGGGCTGGTATTAAACCGATTGTTGCCTGAGGAGGCGGAAGAGGTGGAGTTTCTGCGGGGCGCATGGGCGCTGCAGCAGCAAGTGCTGGCGAAAGTAACTGCAGAATTCGCGCACCTGCCACAGTTGCAGTTGCTGATGACCGGGCGAACGTTGCAGGGCCGGGCAGGGCTCGACTGGCTGGCGAAAGAGGTTGTCGCGCAATCGGCAGCTGTGGCAGATCAGCCGCTCTAG
- a CDS encoding mechanosensitive ion channel family protein, translating to MNTSLPATSVATPADWWPQQLQPASALFAEHPLLGAIAIFAGALVVAVLCRMVVFNQLKRWLPQDALGPGSRLLAQLQRPVFTTIICVGLIIACRLAIPDNSRILTSLLTTVVLASWVRTLFLHCGTLLEVISSQSARLALIDQRAIPLLDLTCKMLVILFGSYLLLLVWGINPLGWLASAGVIGIAVGFAAKDTLANLFSGFFILVDAPYKVGDFVNLDSGERGRVTQIGLRSTRILTRGDVEITLPNSLIASGKIVNESGGPSPSIRVTIPVGVAYGSDAEQVCKILLDVALQHPDLATTPEPRVRMRQFGASSLDFDLLVWISLPEERGRIRHELLIGIYKALTVHKVEIPYTKSDIYIKEWPRAAGAAPQQAEMAVRTHASGQLAENTSEPN from the coding sequence ATGAATACTTCCCTGCCGGCAACATCAGTGGCCACCCCGGCCGACTGGTGGCCACAACAATTACAACCGGCCAGCGCACTGTTTGCGGAACACCCGCTGCTGGGCGCCATTGCCATATTCGCCGGTGCACTGGTAGTCGCCGTGCTTTGTCGCATGGTGGTATTTAACCAGCTGAAACGCTGGCTCCCCCAAGATGCTTTAGGCCCCGGCTCGCGGCTGCTTGCGCAACTGCAGCGACCGGTGTTCACCACGATTATCTGTGTCGGGCTGATTATTGCGTGCCGTCTGGCGATACCGGACAACAGCCGCATTTTAACCAGCCTGTTAACCACCGTCGTACTGGCGAGCTGGGTTCGCACCTTGTTCCTCCACTGCGGCACATTACTGGAGGTAATCAGTTCCCAGTCGGCACGACTTGCACTGATCGACCAGCGCGCCATCCCCCTCCTCGACCTGACCTGCAAGATGCTGGTCATTCTGTTCGGCAGTTATCTCCTGCTGCTCGTTTGGGGGATCAACCCATTGGGATGGCTTGCGTCCGCCGGTGTGATCGGCATTGCGGTGGGTTTTGCGGCAAAGGACACGTTGGCTAACCTTTTTTCGGGCTTTTTTATTCTCGTCGACGCGCCTTACAAGGTGGGAGATTTTGTGAATCTCGACAGTGGCGAGCGCGGCCGTGTTACCCAAATAGGCCTGCGCAGCACCCGGATACTGACGCGTGGCGACGTGGAAATCACACTGCCCAATTCATTGATCGCGAGCGGCAAGATTGTGAATGAGAGTGGCGGCCCCAGCCCATCCATTCGCGTCACCATCCCCGTGGGCGTGGCCTATGGGTCGGACGCCGAGCAGGTCTGCAAGATTTTGCTGGATGTTGCACTGCAACACCCCGATCTCGCCACCACGCCCGAACCGCGGGTGCGCATGCGACAATTTGGCGCATCCAGTCTCGACTTCGATCTACTCGTCTGGATTTCACTGCCGGAAGAGCGCGGACGCATCCGCCACGAGCTGCTGATAGGCATTTACAAGGCCTTGACGGTACATAAGGTAGAAATTCCGTACACCAAATCGGATATCTACATCAAAGAGTGGCCGCGGGCAGCCGGTGCAGCACCGCAACAGGCAGAGATGGCAGTTCGCACTCACGCATCCGGCCAATTGGCAGAGAACACCTCTGAACCCAACTGA
- a CDS encoding TyrR/PhhR family helix-turn-helix DNA-binding protein: MRIEITCSDRVGILQEIMAIFADFRVNVRTGEIGGDSGDKVYLSAPGLLVAQFQSIERALQRVPGVQKVRRIALIPSERRHFELDTLLRHVGFPVLSVDREGQIVAANLAAARAFGVSLGQVPGMHLQRFMPRLQLEELLRGITAPRYGFPVTVRGRDYLLDWSPIALADDPGQVTSLAGAVLTLQVQEHARDKDASMEPPTPRVLWDLDKRRECCLRLQQLAPLREALLLSGERGTGKSTFLDAAYYLSPLAEYGQLQQFRGATFTSSALAAAAVQAETAIALVDDLDLAPEAVQLGLAEMILHGRFRPRLIASARSLDSLQRPLQQLFAANQINLPPLRVMRPVIGRLSSLILQELGEVDGPLADDVVHMLKLRDWPINLTELSQYLQAAFAHLRGRGGSVLAPEDFPDEPAVEQLPWRDWGRGLSLTEQMEKVERAILAELLAETPPAQHSSRELARRLGISHTAVANKLRKYGLS; the protein is encoded by the coding sequence GTGAGAATTGAAATAACCTGTAGTGATCGCGTAGGTATCCTTCAGGAAATTATGGCGATCTTTGCCGATTTCCGGGTCAACGTGCGTACCGGTGAGATCGGCGGTGACAGTGGTGACAAGGTCTACCTGTCTGCCCCCGGACTGCTGGTCGCCCAATTTCAATCCATCGAAAGGGCGCTGCAGCGGGTCCCCGGGGTGCAGAAAGTGCGCCGCATTGCCCTGATTCCCTCCGAGCGCCGGCACTTCGAACTGGATACCCTGCTGCGCCACGTGGGCTTCCCGGTACTTTCCGTCGACCGGGAGGGGCAGATTGTCGCCGCCAATCTCGCGGCGGCGCGTGCCTTCGGCGTGAGCCTGGGTCAGGTGCCCGGTATGCATTTGCAGCGCTTCATGCCCCGTTTGCAGCTGGAAGAGCTGCTGCGGGGGATCACTGCGCCGCGATACGGTTTTCCGGTAACGGTGCGCGGCCGCGATTACCTGCTGGACTGGTCGCCCATTGCGCTGGCGGATGATCCGGGGCAAGTCACTTCACTGGCAGGTGCGGTGTTGACTCTTCAGGTGCAGGAACACGCGCGGGACAAGGATGCCTCCATGGAGCCGCCCACACCGCGGGTATTGTGGGATCTCGATAAGCGCCGCGAGTGCTGTTTGCGCCTGCAACAGCTCGCACCATTGCGGGAAGCGCTGCTACTCAGCGGCGAGCGTGGCACTGGCAAAAGTACCTTTCTCGATGCGGCCTACTATCTCAGTCCGCTGGCGGAATACGGGCAACTACAGCAATTTCGGGGCGCGACCTTTACGTCTTCGGCGCTGGCGGCCGCCGCAGTGCAGGCGGAGACCGCAATTGCGTTGGTGGATGATCTGGATCTTGCACCGGAGGCGGTGCAGCTCGGTCTCGCGGAAATGATCCTTCACGGCCGATTTCGCCCACGGCTGATTGCTTCGGCCCGATCTCTCGACAGCCTGCAGCGTCCCCTGCAGCAATTGTTCGCCGCGAACCAGATTAATCTGCCACCGCTACGCGTAATGCGGCCGGTGATCGGACGCCTTTCTTCCCTGATTCTGCAGGAGCTTGGCGAGGTCGATGGCCCGTTGGCGGATGATGTTGTACACATGCTCAAACTGCGAGACTGGCCGATCAACCTGACCGAACTCTCTCAATATCTGCAGGCAGCTTTTGCTCACTTGCGGGGGCGGGGCGGCAGTGTGCTGGCCCCAGAGGACTTTCCCGATGAACCGGCGGTGGAGCAATTACCTTGGCGAGACTGGGGGCGGGGATTGAGCTTGACGGAACAGATGGAAAAGGTGGAGCGCGCAATCCTTGCGGAGTTGCTGGCGGAAACACCGCCCGCACAGCATTCCAGCCGGGAGCTGGCACGACGGCTGGGTATTTCCCACACCGCCGTCGCCAATAAGTTGCGTAAATACGGACTTTCCTAG
- a CDS encoding Lrp/AsnC family transcriptional regulator, giving the protein MSSLDAIDRQLLAILQSDVSLSIEELAERVGLTKTPCWRRIQKLEKSGIIRRKVALLDAEVLGLPVSVFAQVKTNQHSAEWAESFSSAMADLPEVVDCYRMAGDYDYILRVVVSDVAAYDRFYKRLIAHSGISDVASNFAMEQIKSTTELPIPPGE; this is encoded by the coding sequence ATGTCCTCACTCGACGCGATTGATCGACAACTTCTTGCCATCCTCCAATCTGATGTTAGTCTCTCCATCGAAGAGCTGGCCGAGCGCGTGGGTCTTACCAAAACCCCCTGCTGGCGCCGGATACAGAAATTGGAGAAAAGCGGCATCATTCGCCGCAAGGTCGCACTGCTGGACGCGGAAGTCCTGGGACTGCCGGTGTCGGTGTTTGCCCAGGTAAAAACCAACCAGCACAGCGCGGAATGGGCGGAGTCCTTTTCCAGTGCCATGGCCGATCTGCCAGAGGTAGTGGACTGCTACCGCATGGCGGGCGACTACGACTACATACTTCGCGTCGTGGTCAGCGACGTGGCCGCCTACGACCGCTTCTACAAAAGGTTGATCGCCCACTCGGGCATCTCCGATGTAGCGTCCAATTTCGCCATGGAGCAGATCAAAAGCACAACCGAACTGCCCATACCGCCGGGAGAATAA
- a CDS encoding cory-CC-star protein, whose product MDTPQKPGLPKNLKLVFRRIGEQLEAYYNGPYRSALARAERDEEDLFMLLVYAESLGIPNPVSLYTLELQPLMLERFHEWHRRMGMERSPLDELRCC is encoded by the coding sequence ATGGATACACCGCAAAAACCTGGATTGCCGAAGAATCTGAAGCTGGTATTTCGCAGAATCGGCGAACAACTGGAGGCCTATTACAACGGCCCCTATCGCAGTGCTCTGGCCCGTGCCGAGAGGGACGAAGAGGACCTGTTCATGCTGCTGGTATATGCGGAGTCCCTCGGTATTCCCAATCCGGTGAGCCTGTATACGCTGGAATTACAGCCGCTGATGCTGGAGCGCTTTCACGAATGGCACCGGCGCATGGGTATGGAGCGATCCCCCCTCGACGAATTGCGCTGCTGCTGA
- a CDS encoding DUF934 domain-containing protein encodes MPKPAKKPVGAQPENPARLIVDGAVVANQWNLLSLDEEAEISAASLAPGKVILPLSVWLELRNELQARRGEIGVWLDSDETADLIGDYAGELPLIAAHFPLFTDGRAFTAGRLLRSRYGFTGELRAVGSFMRDQLTYLKRCGFNAFAYQGEQGLEGLLDSLQDFTDSYQSAVDQPLPIYRRRSLAG; translated from the coding sequence ATGCCAAAGCCAGCTAAGAAACCTGTAGGTGCGCAACCGGAAAACCCGGCACGCCTGATCGTCGACGGTGCCGTGGTGGCAAATCAGTGGAACCTGTTGTCGCTGGACGAGGAAGCCGAAATTTCCGCAGCGAGCCTGGCCCCGGGCAAGGTCATTCTGCCACTCAGTGTCTGGCTAGAACTGCGCAACGAACTGCAAGCACGTAGAGGCGAAATCGGCGTGTGGCTGGACAGTGATGAGACTGCAGACCTGATCGGCGACTACGCCGGCGAGCTGCCGTTGATCGCCGCGCATTTCCCACTGTTTACCGATGGCCGCGCCTTCACCGCCGGCCGCCTGCTGCGTAGCCGCTACGGATTTACCGGCGAGTTGCGGGCGGTTGGCAGCTTCATGCGCGACCAGCTGACCTACCTGAAACGCTGCGGATTCAATGCCTTTGCCTACCAGGGTGAACAGGGCCTGGAAGGCCTGCTGGATTCTCTGCAGGACTTTACCGACAGTTATCAATCTGCAGTAGATCAACCACTGCCGATCTACCGCCGCCGGTCCCTGGCCGGCTGA